From a region of the Antricoccus suffuscus genome:
- the rplM gene encoding 50S ribosomal protein L13 has product MRTYSPKPGEVTRNWHVIDANDVVLGRLATQAANLLRGKHKPQYAPHIDTGDFVIVINASKVALTGNKRNAKLDYRHSGHPGGLSSRTYGEVLDTRPERIIEKAVKGMLPHNKMGNQLIGKLKVYAGPEHPHEAQNPQKFDIIQVAQ; this is encoded by the coding sequence GTGCGTACGTACAGCCCGAAACCAGGCGAGGTCACTCGTAACTGGCACGTCATTGACGCCAACGACGTCGTACTTGGTCGTCTCGCGACCCAGGCGGCCAACCTGCTGCGTGGCAAGCACAAGCCGCAGTATGCGCCGCACATCGACACCGGCGACTTCGTCATCGTCATCAACGCCTCGAAGGTCGCTCTGACCGGCAACAAGCGCAACGCCAAGCTCGACTACCGGCACTCCGGCCACCCGGGCGGGCTGAGCTCGCGCACGTACGGCGAGGTCCTCGACACTCGTCCCGAGCGGATCATCGAGAAGGCCGTCAAGGGCATGCTGCCGCATAACAAGATGGGCAACCAGCTCATTGGCAAGCTCAAGGTGTACGCCGGCCCCGAGCATCCGCACGAAGCGCAGAACCCGCAGAAGTTCGACATCATCCAGGTCGCGCAGTAG
- the rpsI gene encoding 30S ribosomal protein S9, which produces MDTGKPVQTVGRRKQAIVRVRLVPGTGKFSLNGRDLENYFPNKVHQQLIKEPFVTLEKDDQYDVIALLTGGGITGQAGALRLGISRALIAIESEDRPALKKAGFLTRDPRAKERKKYGLKKARKAPQYSKR; this is translated from the coding sequence ATCGATACGGGAAAGCCCGTACAGACAGTCGGTCGGCGTAAGCAGGCCATCGTTCGGGTTCGTCTCGTACCGGGAACGGGCAAGTTCTCGCTCAACGGTCGCGACCTGGAAAACTACTTCCCCAACAAGGTTCACCAGCAGCTCATCAAGGAGCCGTTCGTGACGCTGGAGAAGGACGACCAGTACGACGTAATCGCACTGCTGACCGGCGGCGGCATCACCGGCCAGGCCGGCGCGTTGCGGTTGGGCATCTCTCGTGCGCTCATCGCGATCGAGAGCGAGGACCGTCCGGCGCTCAAGAAGGCTGGATTCCTCACCCGCGACCCTCGTGCGAAGGAACGTAAGAAGTACGGCCTCAAGAAGGCCCGCAAGGCACCTCAGTACAGCAAGCGCTAA
- the glmM gene encoding phosphoglucosamine mutase yields MGRLFGTDGVRGLANGDLTPELAVSVGIAAARVLSQQAATHRPIAVVGRDPRASGEMLEAAVVAGLTSAGADVVRVGVLPTPALAFLTGRLGGDLGVMLSASHNPMPDNGIKIFASGGHKLPDEVELAIEKIVLDEKHEMWDRPTGAAIGRVRDEESGLSAYAEHLLASVPSRLDGLKLVVDCANGAAAAIAPEVYRRAGAEVVVLGAVPDGLNINDGVGSTHIEGVQKAVVEHGAHLGLAHDGDADRCLAVDAAGNVIDGDQILAICAIALNEAGRLAKSTVVATVMSNIGFHHAMRDHGIEVATTAVGDRYVLEKLRQERLVLGGEQSGHVVFLESATTGDGVLTGLHLLARVAETGKPLAELGSVVVRLPQTLVNVAVRDRVAATKSKPVAEAIRRAEVELGDEGRILLRASGTEQLVRVMVEASTQVIAETVANKVAAVVAETK; encoded by the coding sequence ATGGGTCGACTTTTCGGTACAGATGGAGTGCGCGGTCTCGCGAACGGCGACCTGACACCAGAGCTCGCGGTCTCGGTCGGCATTGCCGCCGCGCGGGTCCTGTCGCAGCAAGCCGCAACGCATCGCCCGATCGCGGTCGTGGGGCGCGACCCGCGGGCCAGCGGCGAGATGCTTGAGGCAGCGGTTGTCGCCGGGCTGACCAGTGCCGGCGCGGACGTCGTCCGAGTGGGCGTGCTGCCGACTCCCGCGCTCGCATTCCTCACCGGTCGACTCGGCGGCGACCTGGGCGTCATGCTGTCCGCAAGCCACAACCCGATGCCCGACAACGGGATCAAGATCTTCGCGAGCGGCGGTCACAAGCTGCCCGACGAGGTCGAGCTGGCGATCGAGAAGATCGTGCTCGACGAGAAGCACGAGATGTGGGACCGTCCGACCGGTGCGGCCATCGGCCGGGTTCGTGACGAAGAGAGCGGCCTGAGCGCGTACGCCGAGCATCTGCTCGCGTCCGTGCCGTCTCGACTGGACGGGCTGAAGCTTGTCGTGGACTGCGCCAACGGCGCTGCGGCCGCGATCGCGCCCGAGGTCTACCGGCGCGCCGGCGCCGAAGTGGTCGTGCTTGGCGCCGTACCCGACGGTCTTAACATCAACGACGGTGTCGGTTCGACCCATATCGAGGGCGTCCAGAAGGCCGTCGTCGAGCACGGCGCCCATCTTGGGCTCGCGCACGACGGTGACGCGGACCGTTGCCTCGCGGTCGATGCCGCCGGAAATGTGATCGATGGCGACCAGATCCTCGCGATCTGCGCGATAGCGCTCAATGAGGCCGGCCGGCTAGCGAAGAGCACCGTCGTCGCTACGGTCATGAGCAATATCGGTTTCCATCATGCGATGCGCGATCACGGTATTGAGGTCGCCACCACCGCCGTCGGTGATCGTTACGTGCTCGAGAAGCTTCGCCAGGAGCGACTGGTGCTCGGTGGCGAGCAGAGTGGCCATGTCGTGTTCCTCGAGAGTGCGACGACCGGCGACGGCGTACTGACCGGGCTGCATCTGCTGGCCCGGGTCGCCGAGACCGGCAAACCGCTCGCGGAGCTCGGCTCGGTCGTCGTACGACTGCCGCAGACGCTCGTCAACGTCGCCGTACGTGACAGGGTGGCCGCTACCAAGTCGAAGCCTGTCGCCGAAGCGATTCGTCGCGCCGAGGTTGAGCTCGGCGACGAGGGCCGGATCCTGCTCAGGGCCAGCGGGACCGAACAGCTTGTGCGGGTGATGGTCGAGGCCTCGACGCAGGTCATCGCCGAGACGGTCGCCAACAAGGTTGCCGCCGTAGTCGCAGAGACCAAGTAG
- a CDS encoding MerR family transcriptional regulator produces MTTSATRLRDVMEAHRGGDLPALTDELVRACDPVRDLGDGLSIAEVAEVTGTTAHTLRYYERIGLVDVDRDAAGRRTYSREALGRIVFITKLRLSDMPIRNIQQYVELVKLGDSTVPERLEIMERHRSVIQSRLEDMQWALAVIDYKISTYGGNCQP; encoded by the coding sequence ATGACCACTTCTGCAACACGCCTTCGTGACGTGATGGAAGCCCACCGCGGCGGCGACCTTCCCGCGCTGACCGATGAGCTCGTCCGCGCCTGCGACCCGGTGCGGGATCTGGGTGACGGGCTGTCGATCGCCGAAGTCGCCGAGGTGACCGGTACGACGGCGCACACGCTGCGCTACTACGAACGCATTGGTTTGGTCGATGTCGACCGCGACGCCGCGGGCCGGCGTACCTATAGCCGTGAGGCGCTCGGGCGGATCGTGTTCATCACCAAGTTGCGACTGTCCGATATGCCGATCCGCAACATCCAGCAGTACGTCGAGCTGGTCAAGCTCGGAGACTCGACGGTTCCAGAGCGGCTCGAGATTATGGAGCGGCATCGCTCGGTCATCCAGTCCCGACTCGAAGATATGCAGTGGGCGCTCGCGGTCATTGACTACAAAATATCGACGTACGGCGGCAACTGCCAGCCGTAA
- a CDS encoding aldo/keto reductase, producing the protein MIEKRMIVGQEVSALGLGCMGMSTAYGEADRGESLRTIDRALELGVNFLDTADIYGVGHNERLLAEALKGRRDEVFLATKCGIVPNPQSGFPSGADGSPEYIRGAIDRSLQRLETDHVDLYYLHRPDPQVPIEESVGALGELVAAGKIGAVGLSEASADTIRRAAAVYPIAALQSEWSVFSRDIEAQVVPTCRELGIALVPYSPLGRGMLTGSAEALTDLAANDFRRTLPRWQAENLDANIRLTAAIRDIADKHDAQPAQVAIAWLIAQGDDVIPIPGTKRRTYLEQNIDAMNLVLSAADLEALGALVPAGDRVPDMGWVMRDTVAR; encoded by the coding sequence ATGATCGAAAAGCGCATGATCGTCGGCCAAGAGGTCTCGGCCCTCGGCCTCGGCTGCATGGGCATGAGCACCGCGTACGGCGAGGCGGATCGCGGAGAGTCTCTCCGAACGATCGACCGTGCCCTCGAGCTCGGTGTCAACTTCCTTGACACCGCTGACATCTACGGCGTGGGACACAACGAGCGGCTGCTCGCTGAGGCGCTCAAGGGACGGCGCGACGAGGTCTTCCTGGCCACAAAATGCGGAATCGTCCCGAATCCTCAGTCCGGTTTTCCTTCCGGAGCCGATGGCTCGCCGGAATATATCCGCGGGGCCATCGATCGCTCGCTGCAGCGGCTAGAGACCGACCACGTCGACCTTTACTACTTGCACCGTCCGGATCCGCAGGTGCCGATCGAGGAGTCCGTCGGCGCGCTCGGCGAACTGGTCGCGGCGGGGAAGATTGGTGCGGTCGGGCTGTCCGAAGCGTCTGCCGACACGATCCGGCGCGCCGCCGCGGTCTATCCGATCGCCGCACTGCAGAGCGAGTGGTCGGTGTTCAGCAGAGATATCGAGGCGCAGGTCGTCCCCACCTGCCGCGAGCTCGGGATCGCCCTCGTCCCGTACAGCCCGCTCGGCCGCGGGATGCTGACCGGCTCCGCGGAAGCGCTCACCGATCTCGCTGCCAACGACTTCCGTCGTACGCTGCCGCGGTGGCAGGCAGAGAACCTCGATGCCAACATCCGACTGACCGCGGCGATTCGCGATATAGCTGACAAGCACGATGCGCAGCCGGCTCAGGTCGCGATCGCCTGGCTGATCGCACAGGGCGACGATGTCATCCCGATCCCCGGCACTAAGCGGCGTACGTATCTTGAGCAGAATATCGACGCAATGAACCTCGTGCTGTCCGCAGCGGACCTCGAAGCGCTCGGGGCACTCGTTCCCGCAGGCGATCGTGTGCCGGACATGGGCTGGGTCATGCGCGACACGGTGGCTCGATAG
- a CDS encoding serine hydrolase domain-containing protein — protein sequence MSVARPVMDNVGVDSLSELKSWPADNVAVAVIGDDGAVRATYGDQQRVFRLASVTKLLTAYAVLVAIEEEAIGWDLPAGPEGSTVRHLAAHASGLNFDNRSVVAAPGTRRIYSNEGFAVLGETIADSTGIAFADYLAEAVCRPLGMSATRLEGTPGAGGFASCIDLSLFAAELQAPKLISTETLTEATSIAFPGLNGILPGYGRQSPNDWGLGFELRDHKKPHWTAASNSPRTFGHFGQSGTFLWVDPDARLSCVALTDNNFGEWALERWPALSELVLRDHRSA from the coding sequence GTGAGCGTCGCGCGGCCGGTCATGGACAATGTGGGAGTGGACAGTCTCAGCGAACTCAAGTCCTGGCCGGCCGACAACGTCGCGGTCGCGGTCATCGGTGACGATGGCGCGGTGCGCGCGACGTATGGCGACCAGCAGCGGGTCTTCCGGCTCGCATCGGTAACGAAGCTGCTCACGGCGTACGCCGTGCTAGTTGCGATCGAGGAAGAGGCCATCGGCTGGGACCTGCCAGCCGGGCCGGAAGGTTCGACGGTACGCCATCTGGCCGCGCATGCCTCGGGGCTCAACTTCGACAACCGGAGCGTGGTAGCGGCGCCGGGCACCCGCCGGATCTACTCCAACGAGGGATTCGCCGTGTTGGGCGAGACGATCGCCGACTCGACGGGTATTGCATTCGCCGACTACTTGGCGGAGGCGGTGTGTAGGCCGCTGGGGATGAGTGCGACCCGGCTGGAGGGCACTCCGGGCGCGGGCGGGTTCGCGAGCTGCATAGATTTGTCGTTGTTCGCTGCCGAACTGCAGGCGCCGAAATTGATCTCCACCGAGACATTGACGGAAGCGACGAGCATCGCTTTCCCAGGCCTCAATGGGATCTTGCCGGGATATGGCCGACAGTCACCCAACGACTGGGGGCTCGGATTCGAGCTCCGGGACCACAAGAAGCCGCACTGGACGGCCGCGTCCAACTCGCCGCGCACCTTCGGGCACTTCGGCCAATCGGGCACGTTTCTGTGGGTCGACCCGGATGCCCGCCTGAGTTGTGTGGCGCTTACCGACAACAACTTCGGCGAGTGGGCGCTCGAGCGGTGGCCGGCGCTCAGCGAGCTTGTGTTGCGCGACCACCGCTCGGCCTAG
- a CDS encoding M13 family metallopeptidase: MTILDDAKDGMNPDIRPQDDLFGHVNGHWFDTAEIPADKSSWGPFVSLADTAEQQVREIIEECAATTARPGSNEQKIGDLYTSFMDEDRVEQLGATPIAGKLEAVDAIENLTEFATYLGAHERAGGSGLFGSYVDTDDRDSDRYLVNVLQGGLGLPDESYYRDEKFADVREKYVAHIANMFRLAGRPDPDESAQIVMAVETRLAKGHWERADTRDVIKTYNLTSLDELQTTAPRFDWQAWSGALGAKDDTFAQTIVRQPSYLAHLSTALDEIPLSEWKTWLAAQVIRRAAPYLSSGFVAENFDFYGKTLSGTPELRARWKRAVQFVQGAVGEAVGEQYVARHFPPESKAQMDQLVANLLTAYRGSIEKLDWMGEDTKKRAYEKLETFRPKIGYPEKFRDYSKLTAIPDDLLANTISAAEFETDRELGKIGSPVDRDEWFMLPQTVNAYYNPGTNEICFPAAILQRPFFDAGADPAENYGGIGAVIGHEVGHGFDDQGSQYDAKGNLNEWWTEADRAAFKTRSDALIAQYDGFEPRELPGEKVNGALTVGENIGDLGGLTIALKAYNISLDGAEAEVVDGLTGIQRVLTNWAYVWRTKRRKEQMQQFLAVDPHSPAEFRANIVRNLDEFHDAYSTTDRDGLWLDPAERVRIW, from the coding sequence GTGACGATTCTTGATGACGCCAAAGACGGCATGAACCCCGACATCCGGCCGCAGGACGATCTGTTCGGCCACGTTAACGGACACTGGTTCGACACCGCGGAGATTCCCGCCGACAAGTCGAGCTGGGGCCCGTTCGTTTCGCTCGCCGATACCGCCGAACAACAAGTGCGCGAAATTATCGAAGAATGCGCCGCCACGACGGCGCGACCCGGCTCCAACGAGCAGAAGATCGGCGACCTCTACACGTCCTTCATGGACGAAGACCGGGTCGAGCAGTTGGGCGCGACACCGATCGCCGGCAAGCTCGAAGCGGTTGATGCGATCGAGAACCTCACCGAATTCGCGACGTACCTCGGGGCACACGAGCGGGCCGGTGGCTCGGGGCTTTTTGGTTCGTACGTCGACACCGATGACCGTGACTCGGACCGCTATCTCGTCAACGTGCTGCAGGGCGGCCTCGGGCTGCCTGATGAGTCGTACTACCGCGACGAGAAGTTCGCAGATGTGCGGGAGAAGTACGTCGCGCACATTGCGAACATGTTCCGACTTGCCGGTCGTCCCGACCCGGACGAGTCGGCGCAGATCGTGATGGCTGTCGAGACCCGCTTAGCCAAGGGGCATTGGGAGCGCGCCGACACTCGCGACGTGATCAAGACCTATAACCTCACCTCGCTCGACGAGCTGCAGACCACTGCCCCACGATTCGACTGGCAGGCCTGGAGCGGTGCGCTTGGCGCCAAGGACGACACGTTCGCGCAGACCATCGTGCGGCAGCCGTCTTATCTCGCGCATTTGTCCACGGCCCTCGACGAAATTCCGCTGTCGGAGTGGAAGACCTGGCTGGCGGCGCAGGTCATCCGCCGCGCGGCGCCGTACCTGTCATCAGGCTTCGTGGCCGAAAACTTCGACTTCTACGGCAAGACTCTCAGCGGCACTCCGGAACTGCGGGCCCGGTGGAAGCGCGCGGTCCAGTTCGTGCAGGGCGCGGTCGGCGAGGCCGTCGGTGAGCAGTACGTCGCCCGGCACTTCCCGCCGGAGTCGAAGGCACAGATGGATCAGCTGGTCGCCAACTTGCTGACGGCGTATCGGGGCAGCATCGAGAAGCTCGATTGGATGGGCGAAGACACCAAGAAGCGCGCCTACGAGAAGCTTGAAACGTTCCGGCCGAAGATCGGTTACCCGGAGAAGTTTCGCGACTACTCGAAGCTCACCGCGATCCCCGATGATCTGCTTGCCAACACGATCAGCGCCGCGGAGTTTGAGACCGACCGCGAACTTGGCAAGATTGGGTCACCGGTCGACCGAGACGAATGGTTCATGCTGCCGCAGACGGTCAACGCCTACTACAACCCTGGCACCAACGAGATTTGCTTCCCGGCTGCAATTTTGCAGCGGCCGTTCTTCGATGCAGGGGCGGATCCGGCCGAAAACTATGGTGGAATCGGTGCAGTCATCGGCCACGAGGTCGGTCACGGGTTCGACGACCAGGGTTCGCAGTACGACGCCAAGGGCAACCTCAATGAATGGTGGACCGAGGCCGACCGTGCGGCGTTCAAGACTCGGTCCGATGCGCTCATAGCGCAGTACGACGGCTTCGAACCGCGCGAGTTGCCCGGCGAGAAGGTCAATGGCGCACTCACCGTGGGCGAGAACATCGGCGACCTCGGCGGCCTCACAATCGCCCTGAAGGCCTACAACATCAGCCTCGACGGCGCCGAGGCCGAGGTCGTCGACGGACTCACCGGCATCCAGCGAGTCCTCACTAACTGGGCATATGTGTGGCGCACGAAACGGCGAAAAGAACAGATGCAGCAGTTCCTCGCTGTCGATCCGCACTCCCCTGCGGAATTCCGAGCCAACATCGTTCGCAACCTCGACGAGTTCCACGACGCCTACTCGACGACTGACCGTGACGGGCTGTGGTTGGACCCGGCCGAACGCGTCCGGATCTGGTAG
- a CDS encoding methyltransferase produces the protein MNTFVSGFGTVTLSRYPSRPDDQLQASDSADAYLLAELHELDLPDDAAVLVVNDAFGALATPLAGQFHVTALSDSYISRLAVQQNLATNALADSVRFVSDPADLPDISYDAVLIRVPKALSLLENQLIGLRTHVTATSYVAAGAMIKHLPRAAGDLLERYVGPVQASLAVRKARLLRAAPTDDLGPLPALPPVTYTVDDPPLELSNHAGIFARDHLDLGTRALLPYLPNDLGAADVVDLGCGNGVLAIASALANPDARYTLIDESYAALESARINWDRHLPGRNVDIHAAEGLADAARDSVDVVLCNPPFHQAHVIGDALAWRMFTQAQQALRTTGSLYVVGNRHLAYHSKLKRFFRNVQQLGATDKFVVLRARR, from the coding sequence GTGAACACCTTCGTAAGCGGCTTCGGCACCGTCACCCTCAGCCGCTACCCATCGCGCCCGGACGATCAGCTGCAGGCATCGGACTCCGCAGACGCCTACCTGCTGGCCGAACTACACGAACTCGACCTACCAGACGACGCCGCCGTCCTCGTCGTCAACGACGCGTTCGGTGCCCTTGCGACACCACTTGCCGGCCAGTTCCACGTCACGGCGCTGAGCGACTCCTACATTTCTCGTCTTGCCGTGCAGCAAAACCTCGCGACGAACGCGCTAGCCGACTCGGTGCGGTTCGTCAGCGACCCCGCCGACCTGCCCGACATCTCATATGACGCCGTGCTGATCAGAGTGCCAAAAGCGCTCTCTTTGTTAGAAAACCAACTCATCGGATTGCGCACGCACGTTACCGCGACGTCGTACGTCGCAGCAGGCGCGATGATCAAACATTTGCCCCGCGCCGCAGGTGACCTACTAGAAAGGTACGTCGGCCCGGTGCAAGCATCGCTAGCCGTGCGCAAGGCCCGCTTGCTGCGCGCAGCACCGACTGATGATCTCGGCCCGCTGCCGGCGCTGCCGCCCGTTACCTACACCGTCGACGATCCCCCGCTCGAGTTGTCCAACCATGCCGGCATCTTCGCCCGTGACCACCTCGACCTCGGCACTCGCGCACTACTTCCCTACCTGCCAAACGACCTCGGGGCGGCCGACGTCGTGGACCTTGGCTGCGGAAACGGGGTTCTCGCGATCGCCAGCGCGCTGGCCAATCCCGACGCGCGATATACGCTGATCGACGAGTCGTACGCTGCGCTGGAGTCCGCGCGAATCAACTGGGACCGGCATCTGCCCGGTCGCAACGTTGACATCCACGCGGCGGAGGGTCTCGCCGACGCCGCTCGCGACTCGGTCGACGTCGTGCTGTGTAATCCCCCGTTCCACCAGGCACATGTCATTGGCGACGCACTCGCCTGGCGGATGTTCACCCAAGCCCAGCAGGCATTGCGGACCACCGGGTCGCTGTACGTCGTCGGTAACCGTCACCTGGCCTATCACAGCAAACTGAAACGGTTCTTCCGTAACGTGCAGCAACTCGGGGCGACCGACAAGTTCGTCGTCCTGCGGGCCCGCCGCTAG
- a CDS encoding PaaI family thioesterase produces the protein MPIPTPPNPFRKLIGIEVAQRSGGTAICEAEIGPNLLQAAGIVHGGALSALFDSATVEAARGIYPEGTGIATIEMNLNFVRPVASGRLVATGTVEHSGRTTAVVLARITCNDKLIVTGRATLSITQAA, from the coding sequence ATGCCGATACCAACACCGCCCAACCCTTTTCGCAAGCTGATCGGGATCGAGGTGGCGCAACGATCCGGCGGCACCGCGATTTGCGAGGCCGAGATCGGGCCCAACCTTCTGCAGGCGGCCGGGATCGTGCACGGCGGTGCGTTGAGCGCGTTGTTCGACTCGGCCACGGTGGAGGCTGCCCGTGGTATCTACCCGGAGGGCACGGGTATCGCGACGATAGAGATGAACCTGAACTTTGTCCGTCCGGTGGCCTCCGGGCGGCTAGTGGCGACCGGTACGGTCGAGCACTCGGGACGCACGACGGCGGTCGTACTCGCGCGGATCACGTGCAATGACAAGCTCATCGTCACCGGCAGAGCGACCCTCTCGATCACGCAGGCGGCGTAG
- a CDS encoding haloacid dehalogenase type II, with the protein MPQELPHVLAFDVFGTVVDWHSSIARESSELAPGIDGAKFARAWRRGYIPAMQRAQAETGDAPWKNLDVLHREILDSILPDFGLDDMSETDRDHLTHAWHRLDPWPDSVAALRRLRKLFVITPLSNGNISLLTHMAKNAGLPWDCVLSAEVFGHYKPAPQTYLGVAKVFNLEPQQVMLVAAHHIDLDAAQDCGLQTAYIERPFENGTDRTKDVSPSARHPLHMKDLGALADYFDQLKREDSQ; encoded by the coding sequence ATGCCTCAGGAACTGCCGCACGTGCTGGCGTTCGACGTATTCGGCACGGTGGTCGACTGGCACTCGTCGATCGCTCGAGAGTCCAGCGAGCTCGCACCCGGCATCGACGGTGCGAAGTTCGCGCGTGCCTGGCGACGTGGATATATACCCGCGATGCAACGCGCGCAGGCCGAAACCGGTGACGCGCCGTGGAAGAATCTGGACGTCTTGCACCGCGAGATACTGGATTCGATCCTGCCGGACTTCGGCCTGGACGATATGAGTGAGACCGACCGCGATCACCTCACGCATGCGTGGCACCGGCTGGATCCGTGGCCGGACTCCGTCGCGGCCCTGCGTCGGCTGCGCAAACTGTTTGTCATCACGCCGCTCTCCAACGGCAACATCAGCCTACTGACGCATATGGCCAAGAATGCCGGCCTGCCGTGGGACTGCGTCCTCAGCGCCGAGGTCTTCGGGCACTACAAGCCCGCTCCGCAGACGTATCTCGGCGTAGCCAAGGTGTTCAACCTTGAGCCACAGCAGGTGATGTTGGTGGCCGCGCATCACATCGATCTCGACGCTGCGCAGGACTGTGGTCTACAGACGGCGTACATCGAACGGCCTTTCGAAAACGGCACGGACAGGACTAAGGACGTCAGTCCGAGTGCGCGACATCCCTTGCATATGAAGGATCTCGGCGCGCTTGCCGACTACTTCGACCAACTGAAACGAGAGGACTCGCAGTGA
- a CDS encoding glutathione peroxidase, with protein sequence MTTIADFIATDIAGKDVSLADYQGKVVLVVNTASQCGFTPQYEGLESIYKKYADQGLVILGFPCDHFGHQEPGTETDIQDFCEVNYGVTFPLFAKIDVNGADAAPLFKWLRSERGGVIGDRIKWNFTKFRIGRDGLPIKRFGSTTKPEKLADDIERAIAR encoded by the coding sequence GTGACGACTATCGCCGACTTTATCGCGACAGACATAGCCGGCAAGGATGTCTCGCTCGCGGACTACCAGGGCAAGGTTGTGCTGGTAGTTAATACGGCTTCCCAATGTGGGTTCACGCCGCAGTACGAAGGGCTGGAGTCGATCTACAAGAAGTACGCCGATCAGGGCCTGGTGATCCTCGGATTTCCGTGTGACCATTTCGGTCATCAAGAGCCAGGAACCGAGACTGACATCCAGGATTTCTGCGAGGTCAACTATGGCGTGACCTTCCCGCTGTTCGCCAAGATCGACGTTAACGGCGCGGACGCGGCTCCGTTGTTCAAATGGCTGCGGTCGGAGCGCGGTGGCGTAATAGGTGACAGGATCAAATGGAACTTCACGAAGTTCCGTATCGGTCGTGACGGCCTTCCGATCAAACGTTTTGGGTCGACGACCAAACCGGAGAAGCTTGCCGACGATATCGAGCGAGCGATCGCAAGATGA
- a CDS encoding tryptophan 2,3-dioxygenase, translating into MSERNIRDLEEGIERDLSGLNYGSYLQLDLLLSAQQPVSDNHDEMLFIIQHHVTELWIKLVIHELSAAMRFIADDQLGPSLKCLARIKHIQHQMTEQWSVLATLTPSEYLKFRGSLGKASGFQSVQYRLLEFLLGNKNRSMLEVFAHDLQAQERLRAALEAPSLYDEFIMLLSRRGYAVPPELLTRSWDEPHVLNSGLVAVFATVYENPKEHWDIYETCEELVDVEDTFQSWRFRHLKTVERIIGARKGTGGSSGTSFLKRALDLTFFPELYAVRTELT; encoded by the coding sequence ATGAGCGAGCGAAACATCCGTGACCTGGAGGAGGGGATCGAGCGGGATCTCAGCGGACTCAACTACGGCAGCTATCTGCAACTGGACTTGCTGCTGTCGGCACAGCAGCCCGTGTCCGACAACCATGACGAGATGCTGTTCATCATCCAGCATCATGTCACTGAACTGTGGATCAAGCTCGTCATCCATGAGCTCAGCGCGGCAATGCGTTTCATCGCCGATGATCAGCTGGGCCCGTCGTTGAAGTGTTTGGCGAGGATCAAGCACATCCAGCATCAGATGACCGAGCAATGGTCGGTGCTTGCGACACTTACCCCGAGCGAGTACCTCAAGTTTCGCGGGTCGCTCGGCAAGGCGTCCGGTTTTCAGTCCGTCCAGTACCGGCTCCTGGAATTTCTGCTGGGCAACAAGAACCGCAGCATGCTGGAAGTCTTCGCGCACGATCTCCAAGCGCAGGAGCGATTGCGTGCGGCGCTCGAGGCGCCAAGCCTGTACGACGAGTTCATCATGTTGCTGAGCCGTCGCGGTTACGCCGTGCCGCCGGAGCTGCTCACGCGTTCATGGGATGAACCGCACGTGCTCAATAGCGGACTCGTCGCGGTCTTTGCCACTGTGTATGAGAATCCGAAGGAGCACTGGGACATCTACGAGACGTGCGAGGAGCTCGTCGACGTCGAGGACACATTCCAGTCGTGGCGGTTCCGGCATCTCAAGACGGTCGAGCGGATCATCGGCGCGCGCAAGGGTACCGGCGGGTCGTCCGGTACGTCGTTCCTGAAGCGTGCGCTGGACCTGACCTTCTTTCCGGAGCTGTACGCCGTCCGCACCGAGCTCACCTAA